The Acidobacteriota bacterium genome includes a region encoding these proteins:
- a CDS encoding DUF126 domain-containing protein — MEWVITGESLVAGRGEGVALVAAEPLSFWGGYDSRTGEIIDRHHPLSGRIAAGRVLAVPFSRGSSTTTAVLLEAVRRGTAPAAILTTGHDTFFALAAVVAQEMYGQSPPVVRIGQQDLAALATGDHVTIDAAGAIRVRRVTSA, encoded by the coding sequence ATGGAGTGGGTGATCACCGGCGAGTCGCTCGTGGCGGGCAGGGGCGAGGGCGTGGCGCTCGTCGCCGCCGAGCCGCTCTCGTTCTGGGGGGGGTACGACAGCCGGACGGGCGAGATCATCGACCGGCACCATCCGTTGTCTGGTCGGATCGCGGCCGGCAGGGTGCTCGCCGTCCCGTTCTCACGGGGATCGTCGACGACGACGGCCGTGCTGCTCGAGGCGGTGAGGCGCGGCACCGCGCCGGCCGCAATCCTCACGACCGGACACGACACGTTCTTCGCCCTGGCCGCCGTTGTCGCGCAGGAGATGTACGGCCAGTCGCCCCCGGTCGTGCGGATCGGTCAGCAGGACCTTGCGGCGCTCGCCACCGGCGACCACGTCACAATCGACGCGGCCGGCGCGATCCGCGTGCGGCGGGTCACTTCGGCTTGA
- a CDS encoding DUF521 domain-containing protein, with translation MSDRRDVMLELTSRDRDMLDGRHGPACALAMKILARMAPIYGATRLLDITHAHIDSTIYIGEATLEFAERLASLGARVAVPTTLNVSGVDEHGWRDWPVPPDWAAGAHRQMVAYQSMGTTPTWTCAPYQVGARPGFGDQIVWGESNAIAFANSVLGARTERYPDLLDICCAITGRAPACGLHLTEHRAARVRIRLSGVPHHVQADEPFYPVLGAIMGGLAGEDVPVIEGLEVAPTEDQLKALGAAGATTGRVALFHIVGVTPEAPTLEAACQGPPPATVHDVSLADLRAMRRRLTSAEGRRLDMVVLGSPHFSLEEFRRLAPLVAGRRRHAAVRVVVTTSRAMRELAAAAGLLDPLEAFGATLTVDTCILATPMLPREVRTLMTNSAKYAYYAPGLLGTHVTFGSLRDCVDSAVAGAVQVDDSSWSG, from the coding sequence GTGTCCGACCGTCGTGACGTGATGCTGGAGCTGACTTCGCGAGATCGCGACATGCTCGATGGGCGCCACGGCCCCGCCTGCGCGCTGGCGATGAAGATCCTCGCGCGCATGGCGCCGATCTACGGGGCGACGCGCCTGCTCGACATCACGCACGCCCACATCGACTCCACGATCTACATCGGCGAGGCGACGCTGGAGTTCGCCGAGCGCCTCGCCTCGCTCGGCGCCAGGGTCGCGGTCCCGACGACGCTCAACGTCAGCGGCGTCGACGAGCACGGGTGGCGCGACTGGCCCGTGCCGCCCGACTGGGCCGCCGGTGCGCACCGGCAGATGGTGGCCTACCAGTCGATGGGCACGACGCCGACGTGGACCTGCGCGCCCTACCAGGTCGGGGCCCGGCCTGGCTTCGGTGATCAGATCGTCTGGGGCGAGTCAAACGCGATCGCCTTCGCCAACTCGGTGCTCGGGGCGCGCACCGAGCGCTACCCCGACCTGCTCGACATCTGCTGCGCGATCACGGGGCGCGCGCCGGCATGCGGCCTGCACCTCACCGAACATCGCGCCGCGCGCGTCCGGATCCGCCTGTCGGGCGTCCCGCATCACGTGCAGGCCGACGAGCCCTTCTATCCCGTGCTCGGCGCCATCATGGGCGGGCTGGCGGGCGAGGACGTGCCGGTCATCGAGGGGCTCGAGGTGGCGCCGACGGAGGACCAGCTGAAGGCCCTCGGCGCTGCGGGTGCGACGACCGGCCGCGTGGCGCTCTTCCACATCGTGGGCGTGACGCCGGAGGCGCCGACGCTCGAGGCGGCCTGCCAGGGACCGCCGCCGGCGACGGTCCACGATGTCTCGCTCGCCGACCTGCGCGCGATGCGGCGACGACTGACGTCGGCCGAAGGGCGGCGGCTCGACATGGTCGTGCTCGGCAGCCCGCACTTCTCGCTCGAGGAGTTCCGGCGGTTGGCCCCCCTCGTGGCCGGGCGGCGCCGACACGCCGCCGTCCGGGTCGTCGTGACCACCAGTCGCGCGATGCGCGAGCTGGCCGCGGCGGCTGGTCTGCTCGATCCCCTCGAGGCGTTCGGCGCCACGCTCACGGTCGATACCTGCATCCTGGCAACGCCGATGCTGCCGCGCGAGGTGAGGACGCTGATGACCAACTCCGCGAAGTACGCCTACTACGCCCCCGGCCTGCTCGGCACGCACGTGACCTTCGGCAGCCTGCGCGACTGCGTCGACTCGGCGGTCGCCGGCGCGGTCCAGGTGGACGACTCGTCATGGAGTGGGTGA
- a CDS encoding ornithine cyclodeaminase family protein translates to MLLLTRDDVERLVTMPEAIAALRSLFVELGQGAVDLPERTVLDVGSAGAAALFMPAHVPAMRGLGLKVVGVFPDNPATHGLPRVLASILLLDPSTGQVAAMVDGTWLTALRTAAVSAVATDRLARADARDLLVFGAGVQARSHVSAMLEVREIERVTVVAPRRAAVDAAVADLERAHGHKCAISGATDAGEALAHADIVVTVTTSRRPVFDGSRLRPGTHVNAVGSFKPDVQEVDELTVSRAWVFVDHRASALAEAGDLLVPIARGVIGEEHVLADLGDLACQRHPGRTTPDQITLFKSVGLAAEDIAVAGFVLERALAEGRGRSIAW, encoded by the coding sequence ATGCTGCTGCTGACCCGCGACGACGTGGAACGGCTCGTGACCATGCCCGAGGCGATCGCTGCCCTGCGATCGCTCTTCGTCGAACTTGGACAGGGTGCCGTCGACCTGCCGGAGCGCACGGTGCTCGACGTCGGCAGTGCGGGGGCTGCCGCGCTCTTCATGCCCGCGCACGTACCCGCGATGCGAGGACTGGGCCTCAAGGTGGTCGGCGTCTTTCCGGACAACCCCGCCACCCACGGCCTGCCGCGGGTGCTCGCCAGCATCCTGCTGCTCGACCCGTCGACCGGCCAGGTCGCGGCCATGGTCGATGGCACCTGGCTCACCGCCCTGCGAACCGCGGCGGTATCCGCCGTCGCCACCGATCGGCTGGCTCGCGCCGACGCCCGCGACCTGCTCGTGTTCGGCGCCGGGGTGCAGGCCCGCAGCCACGTGTCCGCGATGCTCGAGGTCCGCGAGATCGAACGCGTCACCGTCGTCGCTCCCCGCCGCGCCGCCGTGGATGCGGCGGTGGCCGATCTGGAGCGGGCGCACGGCCACAAGTGCGCCATCTCCGGCGCGACGGACGCCGGCGAGGCCCTCGCCCACGCCGACATCGTGGTGACCGTGACCACGTCGCGACGGCCGGTCTTCGACGGCTCGCGACTCCGCCCCGGCACCCACGTGAACGCCGTCGGCTCCTTCAAGCCCGACGTGCAGGAAGTGGACGAGCTGACGGTGTCGAGGGCGTGGGTCTTCGTGGACCACCGGGCGAGCGCCCTGGCCGAGGCCGGTGACCTGCTGGTCCCGATCGCGCGGGGTGTGATCGGGGAGGAGCACGTGCTGGCGGATCTCGGCGACCTCGCGTGCCAACGGCATCCCGGCCGCACCACCCCCGACCAGATCACGCTCTTCAAGTCGGTGGGCCTGGCGGCGGAAGACATCGCCGTCGCCGGCTTCGTCCTCGAGAGGGCCCTCGCCGAGGGCAGAGGCCGGTCCATCGCGTGGTGA
- a CDS encoding ABC transporter ATP-binding protein has translation MPRLATRALGRDFGSRIAVRDVSLDLHAGEVLALVGPNGAGKTTIMRMLAGLIAPTRGAIEFDGERLEAATSGRLRRRVGLLTETPGLWDRLSVEDNLLVYARLHGVGRPRQTVVDALEHFGLADRRGDRAGTLSKGMKQKVALARALLHRPDVALLDEPTAGLDPEMARSVRDLVVGMRARGQAVLLSTHNLDEAERVADRVAVLRQTLVAVATPDTLRRTLFGERVRVRFAGPAERFRAVVDAAGATGIVVDGDELACGVAAPERDVPALVRALVEAGAAIRTVHEERPPLEEVYLSVLEREGTE, from the coding sequence ATGCCCCGCCTGGCGACACGCGCCCTCGGACGCGACTTCGGCAGCCGCATCGCGGTGCGTGATGTCTCGCTCGACCTGCACGCGGGTGAAGTGCTGGCGCTCGTCGGCCCCAACGGGGCCGGTAAGACGACGATCATGCGGATGCTCGCGGGCCTGATCGCGCCGACGCGCGGTGCGATCGAGTTCGACGGCGAGCGGCTCGAGGCCGCGACGTCGGGACGCCTGCGGAGAAGGGTGGGACTGCTCACCGAGACCCCTGGCTTGTGGGATCGCCTGTCGGTCGAGGACAACCTGCTCGTCTACGCGCGGCTGCACGGGGTCGGCAGGCCTCGACAGACGGTGGTCGACGCGCTCGAGCACTTCGGGCTCGCCGATCGGCGCGGAGATCGTGCCGGCACCCTGTCGAAGGGCATGAAGCAGAAGGTCGCCCTGGCGCGAGCCCTGCTGCACCGCCCTGATGTCGCCCTGCTCGACGAGCCCACCGCAGGGCTCGACCCGGAGATGGCTCGGTCCGTGCGCGACCTCGTCGTCGGGATGAGGGCGAGGGGACAGGCCGTCCTGCTGTCGACCCACAACCTCGATGAGGCCGAGCGGGTCGCCGACAGGGTCGCCGTGCTCCGCCAGACCCTCGTGGCCGTCGCCACGCCCGACACCTTGAGGAGGACGCTGTTCGGCGAGCGGGTGCGCGTCCGGTTCGCCGGTCCGGCCGAGCGGTTTCGCGCCGTGGTGGACGCCGCCGGGGCGACCGGGATCGTCGTCGACGGCGACGAGCTGGCGTGTGGCGTGGCCGCGCCCGAACGCGACGTGCCGGCGCTCGTCCGCGCGCTCGTCGAGGCAGGCGCCGCGATCCGCACCGTGCACGAGGAGCGTCCGCCGCTCGAAGAGGTCTACCTGAGCGTGCTCGAACGCGAGGGCACGGAGTGA
- a CDS encoding ABC transporter permease subunit, with amino-acid sequence MNPDLAVSAARVRALLAKEALDLAQSRVLLVPAALVLLFVVLPFLVVVLGPSTSGDGLADSDTARMMRLAAEHWPALAGLSPDAAAQAFLFQQFLLMLILGPLTGAMAIAAHGVIGEKHARTLEPLLATPMTPAELLLAKTLAAFLPAVAMTGVAVGAYGLGIALLAEPGVLGALLGTRTALVVAGIGPLSTLIGLELTVIMSSRVNDQRSAQQIGTLVVLPLVGLMVVQGLGLVWVTVPWLVALVAGLAGVAAALGLVGIAVFDRERILTQWR; translated from the coding sequence ATGAACCCGGACCTGGCGGTGTCGGCGGCCAGGGTGCGGGCGCTGCTCGCCAAGGAGGCCCTCGACCTCGCACAGTCGCGGGTGCTCCTCGTGCCCGCCGCCCTCGTGCTCCTGTTCGTCGTCCTGCCGTTCCTCGTCGTGGTGCTCGGACCGTCGACGAGCGGCGACGGCCTGGCCGACAGCGATACGGCGCGCATGATGCGGCTCGCCGCTGAGCACTGGCCCGCCCTGGCCGGGCTGTCGCCCGACGCCGCGGCGCAGGCGTTCCTGTTCCAGCAGTTCCTGCTCATGCTGATCCTCGGTCCGCTCACCGGCGCCATGGCGATTGCCGCACACGGGGTCATCGGCGAGAAGCACGCGCGCACGCTCGAGCCGCTGCTCGCCACGCCGATGACGCCGGCGGAACTGCTGCTGGCGAAGACGCTCGCCGCGTTCCTGCCGGCGGTCGCGATGACGGGGGTCGCCGTCGGCGCGTACGGCCTCGGCATCGCCCTGCTCGCCGAGCCGGGCGTCCTCGGCGCGCTGCTCGGGACCCGGACGGCACTCGTGGTCGCGGGCATTGGGCCGCTCTCGACGTTGATCGGCCTCGAGCTCACCGTGATCATGTCGTCGCGGGTGAACGATCAGCGGAGCGCCCAGCAGATCGGCACTCTCGTGGTCCTGCCCCTCGTCGGCCTGATGGTCGTGCAGGGTCTCGGGCTCGTGTGGGTCACGGTGCCGTGGCTCGTCGCGCTGGTCGCCGGGCTGGCCGGCGTGGCGGCCGCGCTCGGGCTCGTCGGCATCGCCGTGTTCGACCGGGAGCGGATCCTGACGCAGTGGAGGTGA
- a CDS encoding prolyl-tRNA synthetase associated domain-containing protein, translated as MTNSSLDSSAQVQAALDALGVPFERHEHPAVYTVDEATRHWAAIEATHCKNLFLRNKKGNRHYLVVAEHTRPVDLARLATLVGDDRLSFASPERLLAHLGLTPGSVSPFGLLNDVAGAVVVVVDAALREAARVAFHPNVNTATVVLSGADFVRFLASRPNAVRWVRLG; from the coding sequence ATGACGAACTCGTCACTCGACTCCTCGGCGCAGGTCCAGGCCGCGCTCGACGCGCTCGGCGTCCCCTTCGAGCGGCACGAGCACCCCGCGGTGTACACCGTCGACGAAGCGACGCGCCACTGGGCCGCCATCGAGGCGACGCACTGCAAGAACCTGTTCCTTCGCAACAAGAAGGGCAACCGACACTACCTCGTCGTCGCGGAGCACACGAGGCCGGTGGACCTCGCGCGTCTGGCGACGCTCGTCGGCGACGATCGCCTCAGTTTCGCCTCACCGGAGCGTCTTCTGGCGCATCTCGGGCTGACGCCGGGATCGGTGTCGCCGTTTGGCCTCCTGAACGACGTGGCGGGCGCGGTGGTGGTCGTGGTCGACGCGGCGCTGCGGGAGGCGGCGCGCGTGGCCTTCCATCCGAACGTCAACACGGCGACCGTCGTCCTGTCGGGGGCCGACTTCGTCCGGTTCCTGGCGTCCCGGCCGAACGCGGTGCGCTGGGTCCGGCTGGGGTGA
- a CDS encoding TetR family transcriptional regulator: MNVHSVEVVLPGVPSARPERRSRPAADPARPPAARGDKREAILRAAITVFARRGFFGAQVADIAREAGVAAGTVYLYFRSKDDLLVSVFERVMREAIDEGNAALDGVDDPVERLRRIARVHLARMGRDRDVAIVFQVELRQSTKFMEQFSSMQLREYLGVIRDVIADGQARGAFRAGLSPTIAAKMLFGALDEMATNWILSRRRYPLAADADAVVDIFINGVKA, encoded by the coding sequence ATGAACGTCCATTCAGTGGAGGTCGTCCTGCCCGGCGTTCCGTCCGCCCGCCCCGAACGGCGTTCCCGTCCCGCCGCCGACCCGGCCCGTCCGCCCGCGGCCCGCGGCGACAAGCGCGAGGCGATCCTGCGGGCGGCCATCACCGTGTTCGCCCGGCGGGGCTTCTTCGGTGCGCAGGTCGCCGACATCGCCCGCGAGGCGGGCGTGGCGGCCGGCACGGTCTACCTCTACTTCCGCAGCAAGGACGACCTGCTCGTCTCGGTGTTCGAGCGGGTCATGCGCGAGGCGATCGACGAGGGCAACGCCGCGCTCGACGGCGTCGACGACCCGGTCGAGCGGCTGCGCCGCATCGCACGCGTCCACCTCGCGCGCATGGGACGCGACCGCGACGTCGCCATCGTCTTCCAGGTCGAGCTGCGGCAGTCGACGAAGTTCATGGAGCAGTTCTCGTCCATGCAGCTGCGCGAGTACCTCGGCGTCATCCGCGACGTCATCGCCGACGGGCAGGCCCGCGGCGCCTTCCGCGCGGGCCTCAGCCCCACCATCGCGGCGAAGATGCTCTTCGGCGCGCTCGACGAAATGGCCACCAACTGGATCCTGAGCCGCCGGCGGTACCCGCTCGCGGCCGATGCCGACGCCGTCGTCGACATCTTCATCAACGGAGTGAAGGCCTGA
- a CDS encoding 3-hydroxyacyl-CoA dehydrogenase/enoyl-CoA hydratase family protein, whose translation MRSVAVLGAGTMGAQIAAHLANAGVPAFLFDLTEQVAREGLERARKLRPDPFFTPDAAALVTVGGFDTHLDRLKGCDWIIEAIVERLDIKQSLLAKVEAHRAPGSIVSSNTSGIPIAAIAEGRSDDFRRHWLGTHFFNPPRYLKLVEIIPTPDTDPATVERIARFADVRLGKDVVVAKDTPNFIANHIGMYGVMRIMDALASGDYTVEEIDAMTGPAIGRPKSATFRTVDIAGLDVLGHVLRNLADRVPDEATRRLFTPPPLVDDLLQRGWIGEKAGQGFYKRVKGAGGGSEILALDPKSMEYRPQARPKLASIEAGKAIDDAAERIRTLFLGKDKVGGFLRQTLGSALVYTARVTPDIAHSIDDVDRAMAGGFGWELGPFETWDAIGIREVLDACGVTDVPPLVQAQLDKGLNRFREGRLPARLPELSILRDAKSASRIVKKNAGASLIDLGDGVLCAEFHSKMNAIGGDTLSILNAGVKEAEANFRALVIGNESPVFSAGANLMLLLLEAQEGNWDEVDMMIRAFQNANMGLRHANVPVVAAPAGLALGGGCEIMLHCDRIQAAAETYVGLVEVGVGLIPGGGGTKEMTARAGDGASLTTFLLPKIQKSFESIGMAKVATSAADARRMFYLRSVDRISMNRDRAISDAKALALQLADEGYQPPPPRTQIAVGGDTVFSALKLGLHLMARGGYISDHDKLIGTKLAWIMSGGSLPHAAYVTEQYLLDLEREAFISLCGERKTLERIQHMLKTGKPLRN comes from the coding sequence ATGCGATCCGTAGCAGTGCTGGGCGCGGGCACCATGGGCGCGCAGATCGCCGCCCACCTCGCCAACGCCGGTGTGCCGGCGTTCCTCTTCGACCTGACCGAGCAGGTGGCCCGCGAGGGGCTCGAGCGCGCGCGCAAGCTGCGACCCGACCCCTTCTTCACGCCGGACGCCGCGGCGCTCGTCACCGTCGGCGGCTTCGACACGCACCTCGACCGGCTGAAGGGGTGCGACTGGATCATCGAAGCCATCGTCGAGCGGCTCGACATCAAGCAGTCGCTGCTCGCGAAGGTCGAGGCGCACCGTGCGCCCGGGTCGATCGTCAGCTCGAACACGTCGGGCATCCCGATCGCCGCCATCGCCGAGGGTCGCTCCGACGACTTCCGCCGGCACTGGCTCGGCACGCACTTCTTCAATCCGCCGCGCTACCTGAAGCTCGTCGAGATCATCCCGACGCCCGACACCGATCCGGCCACGGTCGAGCGCATCGCGCGCTTCGCCGACGTCCGGCTCGGCAAGGACGTGGTCGTCGCGAAGGACACGCCGAACTTCATCGCCAACCACATCGGCATGTACGGCGTGATGCGCATCATGGACGCGCTCGCGTCGGGCGACTACACCGTCGAGGAGATCGACGCGATGACGGGCCCGGCGATCGGCCGGCCGAAGAGCGCGACGTTCAGGACGGTCGACATCGCCGGCCTCGACGTGCTCGGTCACGTGCTGCGCAACCTGGCCGACCGCGTGCCCGACGAAGCGACGCGGCGCCTCTTCACGCCGCCGCCGCTCGTCGACGACCTCCTGCAGCGGGGGTGGATCGGCGAAAAGGCGGGTCAGGGCTTCTACAAGCGGGTGAAGGGCGCCGGCGGCGGGAGCGAGATCCTCGCGCTCGACCCCAAGTCGATGGAATACCGGCCGCAGGCGAGGCCGAAGCTCGCGTCCATCGAGGCGGGCAAGGCGATCGACGACGCCGCCGAGCGGATCAGGACGCTCTTCCTCGGCAAGGACAAGGTCGGCGGCTTCCTTCGCCAGACGCTCGGCAGCGCGCTCGTGTACACCGCGCGGGTCACCCCCGACATCGCCCACTCGATCGACGACGTCGACCGCGCCATGGCGGGAGGGTTCGGCTGGGAGCTCGGTCCGTTCGAGACCTGGGACGCCATCGGCATCAGGGAGGTGCTCGACGCGTGCGGGGTCACCGACGTGCCGCCGCTCGTGCAGGCACAGCTCGACAAGGGCCTGAATCGCTTCAGGGAGGGCCGTCTGCCCGCCAGGCTTCCCGAGCTGTCGATCCTCCGCGACGCGAAGTCCGCCTCACGGATCGTGAAGAAGAACGCCGGTGCGAGCCTGATCGATCTCGGCGATGGCGTGCTCTGCGCGGAGTTCCACTCGAAGATGAACGCGATTGGGGGCGACACGCTGTCGATCCTGAACGCCGGCGTGAAGGAGGCCGAGGCGAACTTCCGCGCGCTCGTCATCGGAAACGAGTCGCCGGTGTTCTCGGCCGGCGCGAACCTGATGCTGCTGCTGCTCGAGGCCCAGGAGGGCAACTGGGACGAGGTGGACATGATGATCCGCGCGTTCCAGAACGCGAACATGGGCCTGCGCCACGCGAACGTGCCCGTGGTCGCCGCGCCGGCGGGCCTCGCCCTCGGAGGCGGCTGCGAGATCATGCTGCACTGCGACCGCATCCAGGCCGCCGCCGAGACCTACGTCGGCCTCGTCGAGGTCGGCGTCGGGCTCATTCCCGGCGGGGGCGGCACCAAGGAGATGACCGCGCGCGCCGGCGACGGCGCGTCGCTCACGACCTTCCTCCTGCCGAAGATCCAGAAATCGTTCGAGAGCATCGGCATGGCCAAGGTCGCCACGAGCGCGGCCGATGCGCGGCGGATGTTCTACCTCCGCTCGGTCGACCGGATCTCGATGAACCGCGATCGCGCCATCAGCGACGCAAAAGCCCTTGCGCTGCAGCTCGCCGACGAGGGGTATCAGCCGCCGCCGCCGCGCACGCAGATTGCGGTGGGGGGCGACACGGTGTTCTCGGCGCTCAAGCTCGGTCTGCACCTGATGGCCCGGGGCGGCTACATCAGCGACCACGACAAGCTGATCGGAACCAAGCTCGCCTGGATCATGTCGGGTGGATCGCTTCCCCACGCGGCATACGTGACCGAGCAGTACCTGCTCGACCTCGAGCGCGAGGCGTTCATCAGCCTGTGTGGCGAGCGGAAGACGCTCGAGCGCATCCAGCACATGTTGAAGACCGGCAAGCCGCTGAGGAACTGA
- a CDS encoding alpha/beta hydrolase, whose protein sequence is MIDIGSGPPLVVLPGIQGRWEWMQPALDALAVHCRVVSFSLCGEHGTGVRLTTRQGFDAHVEHVDRVLHVLGVDAAAICGVSFGGWVALRFAARRAERVRALVLASAIGPRWRPDEQQVRYMRSPNLSLPAFVLAARARLRPELCEALPDRVERWRFVRRHLTRIVMHPASPRLMARRVALGMQEDFVQDCQRIEVPTLVVTGEPHLDRVVPVTSTREYLDEIRGAQGATLGSTGHVGLLTRPDPWAAIVGGFVRKVAGLEPIGDGRGR, encoded by the coding sequence GTGATCGACATCGGGTCGGGTCCTCCGCTCGTCGTCCTGCCCGGCATCCAGGGACGCTGGGAGTGGATGCAGCCCGCGCTCGATGCCCTCGCGGTCCACTGCCGCGTCGTCAGCTTCTCGCTGTGCGGGGAGCACGGAACCGGCGTGCGTCTGACCACGCGACAGGGGTTCGACGCCCACGTGGAACACGTCGATCGCGTGCTCCACGTGCTGGGGGTCGATGCCGCCGCCATCTGCGGGGTGTCGTTCGGCGGGTGGGTGGCCCTGCGCTTCGCCGCCAGGCGAGCCGAGCGAGTGAGGGCACTCGTGCTGGCCTCGGCGATCGGCCCGCGCTGGCGGCCCGACGAGCAGCAGGTGCGGTACATGCGTTCGCCGAATCTGTCGCTGCCGGCCTTCGTGCTGGCGGCGCGCGCCCGGCTCCGGCCGGAGTTGTGCGAGGCGCTTCCCGATCGGGTCGAGCGCTGGCGGTTCGTCAGGCGGCACCTAACGCGCATCGTGATGCACCCGGCCTCGCCGAGGCTGATGGCACGGCGGGTCGCGCTCGGCATGCAGGAGGACTTCGTGCAGGACTGCCAGCGAATCGAGGTGCCGACCCTGGTGGTCACGGGTGAGCCGCACCTCGACCGCGTAGTCCCGGTCACGAGCACGAGGGAGTATCTCGACGAGATTCGCGGGGCGCAGGGCGCGACGCTCGGGTCGACCGGCCATGTCGGGCTCCTCACCCGCCCTGACCCGTGGGCGGCGATCGTCGGCGGGTTCGTGAGGAAGGTCGCTGGCCTCGAGCCCATCGGAGACGGGCGGGGCCGGTGA
- a CDS encoding alpha/beta fold hydrolase — MKTMRVDLEGPAGRLEALIDLPVGAPLAAAVVAHPHPQYGGTLQSRVVHEIAKGLARAGAAVLRFNFRGVGRSAGAFDGGPGELADFRAALEAHAQRHPGLPLWAGGYSFGAWVAMTMGATDPGVTALVGVAPPVEHYDFTVLVDSLTPKFFIVAEDDAVCRPSAVRRFYAQVAEPKELVLVEGAGHGFDGRSTEVGDLVEGLIGHLEAEG; from the coding sequence GTGAAGACGATGCGCGTCGATCTCGAAGGACCGGCGGGGCGTCTCGAGGCGCTGATCGATCTCCCGGTGGGCGCGCCGCTCGCCGCGGCGGTCGTCGCACACCCGCACCCGCAGTACGGCGGGACGCTGCAGTCGCGCGTCGTGCACGAGATCGCGAAGGGGCTCGCGCGTGCCGGCGCGGCCGTCCTGCGGTTCAACTTCAGGGGCGTCGGACGGAGCGCGGGAGCCTTCGACGGCGGCCCGGGCGAGCTCGCCGACTTCAGGGCCGCGCTCGAGGCGCACGCGCAGCGTCACCCGGGCCTGCCATTGTGGGCAGGAGGCTACTCGTTCGGCGCCTGGGTCGCCATGACGATGGGCGCGACCGACCCGGGGGTGACCGCGCTCGTCGGCGTGGCGCCACCAGTCGAGCACTACGACTTCACGGTGCTCGTCGACAGCCTGACGCCGAAGTTCTTCATCGTCGCGGAAGACGATGCCGTGTGCCGGCCGTCGGCCGTGAGACGGTTCTACGCCCAGGTCGCCGAGCCGAAGGAGCTCGTGCTCGTCGAGGGCGCCGGTCACGGGTTCGATGGCCGGTCCACCGAGGTCGGTGACCTCGTGGAGGGCCTGATCGGTCACCTGGAGGCGGAGGGCTGA
- a CDS encoding acetyl-CoA C-acyltransferase, whose translation MKDAVIVSAVRTAVGKAPNGTLRTTRPDDLGAIVIAEAMRRAPGLDPAEVDDVIMGCAMPEGEQGMNVARIASLRAGLPVAASAVTVNRFCSSGLQSIAYGAERIMCGFTTTVVAGGTESMSLIPMGGLKISPNPSLVDSYPDVYLSTGLVAENHARESQISREEQDAFALKSHQRAVAAIDAGRFKDEIVPVPVRTVVAGNGRRPTVTEVMFDTDEGPRRDTSVEALGKLRPAFHAKGSVTAGNSSQMSDGAAAVVVMEAARARALGLEPLARFVVYATAGVEPERFGVGPVPAIRKALALSGLTLDQMDLIELNEAFAAQALACLRELPIDPERLNVNGGAIALGHPLGCTGAKLATTLLHEMKRRQVRYGMVTMCVGGGMGAAGIFERL comes from the coding sequence ATGAAAGACGCCGTGATTGTCTCCGCTGTCCGCACCGCCGTCGGCAAAGCCCCCAATGGCACCCTGCGAACGACCCGGCCCGACGACCTCGGGGCGATCGTGATCGCCGAGGCCATGCGCCGGGCCCCTGGACTCGATCCCGCCGAGGTCGACGACGTCATCATGGGCTGCGCGATGCCCGAGGGCGAGCAGGGGATGAACGTCGCGCGCATCGCGAGCCTTCGGGCGGGTCTGCCCGTTGCCGCCTCGGCCGTCACCGTGAACCGCTTCTGCTCGTCGGGGCTGCAATCGATCGCTTACGGGGCCGAGCGCATCATGTGCGGCTTCACCACGACCGTGGTCGCCGGCGGCACCGAGTCGATGAGCCTCATCCCGATGGGCGGACTGAAGATCTCACCCAACCCGTCGCTCGTCGACAGCTACCCGGACGTCTACCTGTCGACGGGGCTCGTCGCCGAGAACCACGCGCGTGAGTCGCAGATCTCCCGGGAGGAGCAGGACGCGTTCGCCCTGAAGAGCCACCAGCGGGCGGTCGCGGCGATCGACGCCGGCCGCTTCAAGGACGAGATCGTCCCGGTGCCCGTGCGGACGGTCGTGGCGGGCAACGGCCGCAGGCCCACCGTGACGGAGGTGATGTTCGACACCGACGAGGGGCCACGTCGCGATACGTCGGTTGAAGCCCTCGGCAAGCTGCGCCCGGCCTTCCACGCGAAGGGCTCGGTCACCGCCGGCAACTCGTCGCAGATGAGCGACGGCGCGGCGGCCGTGGTGGTCATGGAGGCCGCCCGGGCGCGCGCGCTCGGCCTCGAGCCCCTCGCCCGGTTCGTCGTCTACGCGACGGCGGGCGTCGAGCCGGAGCGCTTCGGTGTCGGTCCGGTGCCTGCGATCCGCAAGGCGCTGGCGCTGTCCGGTCTGACGCTCGACCAGATGGACCTGATCGAACTGAACGAGGCGTTCGCGGCGCAGGCCCTGGCCTGCCTGCGCGAGCTGCCGATCGACCCGGAACGCCTGAACGTGAACGGCGGGGCCATCGCGCTGGGGCACCCGCTCGGCTGCACCGGCGCGAAGCTCGCGACGACGCTGCTCCACGAGATGAAGCGCCGGCAGGTGCGTTACGGCATGGTGACGATGTGCGTGGGCGGTGGCATGGGCGCCGCAGGTATCTTCGAACGGCTCTGA